Proteins encoded in a region of the Canis lupus familiaris isolate Mischka breed German Shepherd chromosome 1, alternate assembly UU_Cfam_GSD_1.0, whole genome shotgun sequence genome:
- the CYP2F1 gene encoding cytochrome P450 2F5, with protein sequence MDGVSTAILLGLLALAFLFLILNSRGKSQLPPGPRPLPFLGNLLQLRSQDMLTSLTKLSKEYGSVYTVHLGPRRVVVLSGYQAVKEALVDQGEDFSGRGDYPVFFNFTKGNGIAFSNGDRWKVLRRFSVQILRNFGMGKRSIEERILEEGSFLLAELRKTEGKPFDPTFVLSRSVSNIICSVIFGSRFDYDDERLLTIIRLINDNFQIMSGPWGELYNIFPSLLDWIPGPHRRLFQNFGCMKDLIARSVRDHQDSLDPRCPRDFIDCFLNKMAQEKQDPHSHFHMDTLLMTTHNLIFGGTETVGTTLRHAFLVLMKYPKVQARVQEEIDRVVGRARLPALEDRAAMPYTDAVIHEVQRFADVIPMNLPHRVIRDTPFRGFLLPKGTDIITLLNTVHYDPNQFLTPQEFNPEHFLDANQSFKKSPAFMPFSAGRRLCLGESLARMELFLYLTAILQSFSLQPLGAPEDIDLTPLSSGLGNLPRPFQLRLRTR encoded by the exons ATGGATGGTGTGAGCACAGCCATCTTGCTCGGGCTCCTGGCTCTCGCCTTTCTGTTCCTGATCCTCAATTCAAGGGGCAAGAGCcagctgcccccaggccccagacCCCTCCCATTCCTGGGAAACCTGCTGCAGCTTCGCTCCCAAGACATGCTGACCTCTCTCACCAAG ctgagcaaggagtaTGGCTCAGTGTACACAGTGCACCTGGGGCCGAGACGCGTGGTGGTCCTCAGTGGGTACCAAGCCGTGAAGGAGGCCCTTGTGGACCAAGGGGAGGATTTTAGTGGCCGTGGTGACTACCCTGTCTTTTTCAACTTCACTAAGGGCAATG gGATCGCCTTCTCCAACGGGGACCGGTGGAAAGTCCTGAGGAGGTTCTCCGTCCAGATTCTGAGGAACTTCGGGATGGGGAAGAGAAGCATTGAGGAGCGGATCCTGGAGGAAGGCAGCTTCCTGCTGGCAGAGCTAAGGAAAACTGAAG GCAAGCCCTTCGACCCCACGTTTGTGCTCAGCCGCTCCGTGTCCAACATCATCTGCTCGGTGATCTTCGGCAGCCGCTTTGACTACGATGATGAGCGTCTGCTCACCATTATCCGCCTCATTAATGACAACTTCCAAATCATGAGCGGCCCCTGGGGAGAG TTGTACAACATCTTTCCGAGCCTCCTGGACTGGATACCTGGGCCACACCGGCGCCTTTTCCAGAACTTTGGGTGCATGAAAGACCTCATCGCCCGCAGCGTCCGCGACCACCAGGACTCCCTCGATCCCCGCTGTCCCCGGGACTTCATTGATTGTTTCCTCAACAAAATGGCACAA GAGAAGCAGGACCCGCACAGCCACTTCCACATGGATACCCTGCTGATGACCACACATAACCTGATCTTCGGTGGCACCGAGACCGTGGGCACCACGCTGCGCCACGCCTTCCTTGTGCTCATGAAGTACCCGAAAGTGCAAG CCCGCGTCCAGGAGGAGATCGACCGCGTGGTGGGACGCGCGCGGCTGCCGGCGCTGGAGGACCGAGCGGCCATGCCTTACACGGATGCGGTGATCCACGAGGTGCAGCGCTTCGCCGACGTCATCCCCATGAACTTGCCGCACCGCGTCATTCGGGACACACCCTTTCGCGGCTTCCTGCTACCCAAG GGCACAGATATCATCACCCTTCTTAACACAGTCCACTATGACCCCAACCAGTTCCTGACGCCCCAGGAATTCAACCCCGAGCATTTTCTGGATGCCAATCAGTCTTTCAAGAAGAGCCCAGCCTTCATGCCTTTCTCAGCTG GTCGCCGGCTGTGCCTGGGCGAGTCGCTGGCGCGCATGGAGCTCTTCCTCTACCTCACCGCCATCCTGCAGAGCTTCTCGCTGCAGCCGCTGGGGGCGCCCGAGGACATCGACCTGACGCCGCTCAGCTCCGGGCTCGGCAACCTCCCGCGGCCTTTCCAGCTGCGCCTGCGCACGCGCTGA